A genomic region of Cannabis sativa cultivar Pink pepper isolate KNU-18-1 chromosome 1, ASM2916894v1, whole genome shotgun sequence contains the following coding sequences:
- the LOC115705924 gene encoding uncharacterized protein LOC115705924, which produces MASRSLDDAEFWLPSQFLTDDDVLMGKENFDKNGVTSGTDNGCFGGQRPCVNGFPTEFPYEFDSFGSNSALSSPVESVVSSTETESSDEEDFFAGLTRRFAQSNLREAQKPAAPCLSQEKPEWVSSGSPQSILSGIGSWSGRSTISSNGSPNGPSQVVSPPTTPFGAKNDTWDLIYAAAGQVARLKMSGEDAKMSQQGRGLLGPPRTPSPLPSLRNPNSGLYSNQGLSQNIAQFQALKPDIAVKPQGANAWGRQVKACWSAQAQAQVQVQAQAQAQAHAHAQQQNHHYFQQQVQNRGRNNGYENGRCGRALNLSQSAWPSLQVQNQNQLPNRPAMGAAAPHTGSGAKRECAGTGVFLPRRYSNPPESRKKSASPNVLLPAKVVQALNLSFEDSNGYSQPRFGCNIAPDHEALMARRNAILDQQRRSLRPEVALNHEIRLPQEWTY; this is translated from the exons ATGGCATCTCGCTCTTTAGACGACGCTGAGTTTTGGCTTCCTTCCCAGTTTCTTACTGACGACGACGTTTTAATGGGCAAGGAAAATTTCGACAAGAATGGTGTTACTTCTGGTACAGATAATGGCTGTTTTGGTGGACAACGGCCCTGTGTCAATGGCTTCCCAACTGAGTTTCCCTACGAGTTTGACTCGTTTGGTTCTAACTCTGCTCTCAGTTCGCCTGTCGAATCTGTGGTAAGTTCTACCGAGACCGAGAGCTCTGACGAGGAAGACTTTTTCGCTGGATTGACTCGCCGGTTTGCTCAGTCTAACCTCCGCGAGGCTCAGAAACCTGCGGCCCCCTGTTTGAGCCAGGAAAAACCAGAG TGGGTTTCGTCTGGGTCACCTCAGTCTATTCTGAGTGGAATCGGAAGCTGGTCTGGTCGTAGTACGATTTCAAGCAATGGAAGCCCAAATGGTCCTTCACAAGTTGTGTCGCCCCCGACGACGCCTTTTGGAGCTAAGAATGATACATGGGATCTGATATACGCAGCAGCTGGGCAGGTTGCGAGGTTGAAGATGAGTGGTGAAGACGCCAAGATGAGTCAACAAGGTAGAGGGCTTTTGGGTCCTCCTAGAACTCCTAGCCCTCTTCCATCTCTGAGAAATCCCAACTCTGGACTTTACTCTAACCAGGGTCTCTCCCAAAATATTGCCCAG TTTCAAGCTCTGAAACCGGACATAGCAGTTAAGCCACAGGGTGCTAATGCATGGGGAAGACAAGTCAAGGCTTGCTGGTCAGCTCAAGCACAGGCTCAGGTTCAGGTTCAAGCTCAGGCCCAGGCTCAGGCACATGCACATGCACAGCAGCAGAACCACCATTATTTCCAGCAACAGGTCCAAAACAGGGGAAGGAACAATGGCTACGAAAATGGCAGGTGCGGGCGTGCTCTGAATTTGTCCCAATCAGCTTGGCCCTCTCTTCAAGTTCAAAATCAAAACCAACTTCCAAACAGACCCGCCATGGGAGCCGCTGCTCCACACACTGGATCTGGAGCCAAGAGAGAATGTGCTGGAACTGGAGTTTTCTTGCCTCGCAGATACAGCAACCCTCCCGAGTCACGAAAAAAATCAG CTTCCCCAAACGTTCTACTCCCTGCTAAAGTAGTCCAGGCTCTTAACTTAAGCTTTGAGGACTCAAATGGTTATTCTCAACCTCGTTTTGGTTGTAATATTGCTCCAGATCATG AAGCTTTAATGGCGAGAAGAAAcgctatcttggaccagcaaaGACGAAGTTTGAGGCCTGAAGTGGCACTAAATCATGAAATACGCCTTCCTCAAGAGTGGACTTATTAA